GATGTCCTCAACAACCTGACGAGGTCGTTTGCCAATGTCAAACCCTCGCTTGAGCAGGAACTCGAACGAAACGGAGGTCAATCATGAAAAAAAGAATCGCGGTCGTCGAAGACAACGAAGACAATCGCATGATCATCAAAGCCATGCTGGGCGATTTCTATGATATCCAAGAGTACGCCACCGGCTTCGAGGCGGTCGAAGGCATCCCCGCCAACGTGCCCGACCTTCTGTTGGTGGATATCTCGCTGCCGGATATCGACGGGGTCGAAGTGTTGAAACGCCTCAGGCAGCGCCATGAGCTTCGCGGCGTGCCCGCCATTGCCATCACCGCCTACGCCATCGTCGGCGACCGTCAGCGTTATGAGGCCGAAGGTTTCGACGGTTACATCGCCAAGCCCATCTACGATGAAGAAGTTCTCCTGGGCATCATGGATCAATGGATGAGCAAAAGCGCCTCATAACCCCCCCCTGGCAAGGGTCTGACCAACAATAAATGTGCATTTGGTCAGACCCTAAATAGGGGATAATAAATCCCCTATGCGTATTGCGCTGGCTCAACTCAATTTCCTGGTCGGCGATGTGGCCGGAAATGCGGCCAAAATCGAGCGCGCCATCGTTGAGGCTCAAAACCGCGGCGCCGCCGTTGTCCTGGCGCCGGAATTGTCGCTATTAGGCTATCCGCCCAAAGATATTCTCTTAAACGGGGCTTTGATCGCGGCCCAACAAAAAGCGCTCAAAACCCTGGCTCGTTCATGCCGCAGCACAGCGGCCCTCATCGGCTGGGCCGCGCCGCGCCAAGGGCACGGCAAGGGGCTGTTCAACTGCGCAAGCCTCCTTTACCGAGGAAAAATCCTGGCTAGCCATCATAAAACGCTTCTGCCCTATTACGATGTCTTTGACGAAGGCCGGTATTTCGAGCCCGGTGAACAAATCACGATTTGCCGTTTTCAGGGCCGGCGCCTGGCTCTGTCGGTCTGCGAAGATATTTGGAACGACAAAAACTACTGGGAAAAAAGAAACTACGCCGAGGATCCTCTAGTCAAGCTCAAGAGCGCCAAGCCCGACCTTCTGCTCAATATTTCCGCCTCGCCTTACTGGATCGGAAAACCCAAGGAGCGCTTGGGCATGATGGCCGCCATCAGCAAGCGCTATCGGGTCCCCCTCGCCTACGCCAATGCCGTCGGCGGCAACGATGAGCTGATTTTTGACGGATCAAGCATGGTTCTCAACGCTCAAGGCAAGCTGTTGGTTCAAGGGCCGCCGTTTAAAGAAGGCGTAATTTATGCCGATCTCAGCGGCGACCGGCGGCCGGGGCCGGATCGCCCCATGCCGGAGGATCGGGAGGCTTATGAAGCCTTGGTTTTAGGAACCCGGGATTATGTTCTCAAATGCGGCTTCAAGCAAATCGTCTTGGGCCTATCGGGCGGCATCGATTCTTCGCTGGTTGCAGCCATCGCCGCGGACGCCGTCGGGCCGAAAAACGTGCTGGGCATTTCTTTGCCGAGCCGTTATTCATCAGGGCACAGCAAAGAAGACGCCGAATCCCTGGCCCGCAATTTCGGCATCGGGTTTAAAACAATTTCCATCGAGCCCGTTTTTCAAGCATACCTGAATATCTTCGGCGAGCTGTTTTCCGGGCTTGCGCCGAATATCGCCGAGGAAAATATTCAAGCGCGCATCCGGGGAGCCTTGCTCATGGCTGTTTCCAATAAATCGGGCCATCTGGTTTTGGCGACCGGGAACAAATCCGAGCTGGCCATGGGTTATTGCACCCTTTATGGGGATTTGATGGGAGGCCTGGCCCCGATTTCGGATTTGCCTAAAATGATGGTTTATCGCCTGGCGCGATATCGCAATACGCTCGGCGCCGTGATTCCGGAACGCGTGTTCACCAAGGCCCCGTCCGCTGAGCTCAAACCCGATCAAACAGACCAGGATACGTTGCCCCCCTACGAGCTTCTGGACGCGATTTTGGAAGACTATATCGTTAATGAAACCAGCTTCAAACGCCTTAAAGCCAAGTACCCGCCGGCTACGGCACTGAAGGTTTTAAACACAGTGGATAGGAATGAATTTAAAAGGCGCCAGGCGCCGCCGGGCTTAAAAATTACGCAAAAAGCCTTCGGCGTCGGCCGAAGAATGCCGATTGCCTGCCGCATCGAGCATGAATAAAAACTTAAGAACTGTCAGAAAAAAACTTAATAATGCCGCCATTCCCACGAAGATGGAAATCCAGGCTGGCCGATTTGGCCGGAATACGCAGCTACCCACTATTTTGAACTTCTCCCGTCAGGGGCCTCTCCACACGCTGCTTAGACTCCAGCTTAAACCCAACTTTTTTACCTATCTCAAAAGCCAACCGCTGAAAATCTTTAGAGGCTTCCTGAACCGCCTGAACATGGGCTCCGATAGCGCCGTCCGCCGGTTTTAGATGAAAAATAGGTTTATTGGCCTCTTGAGCCAACGGCATAAGACTTCGGTAATGTTTAATAAGCGCCAAGCAATCAGGATCCTCTTGAGGCGTCTGGATTGTACCCGGCTTGTCTTTCAATACCTCTTCCCTGTACACCTTGGGGATTTTATGAATCCACCGTTCGTAAGCCTTAACGGGACGATCTAAACGGACGGCATGCTGAAGAACAATATAACCAATCGGCTGCATGCCTCCCTTCGGGATTTCCAGGCTGGGATCAGGGTTTTTCTTAATCCGCTCTTTCCACTCCTGTCTCCATTTCATTAAAG
This DNA window, taken from Elusimicrobiota bacterium, encodes the following:
- a CDS encoding response regulator — its product is MKKRIAVVEDNEDNRMIIKAMLGDFYDIQEYATGFEAVEGIPANVPDLLLVDISLPDIDGVEVLKRLRQRHELRGVPAIAITAYAIVGDRQRYEAEGFDGYIAKPIYDEEVLLGIMDQWMSKSAS
- a CDS encoding NAD+ synthase; this encodes MRIALAQLNFLVGDVAGNAAKIERAIVEAQNRGAAVVLAPELSLLGYPPKDILLNGALIAAQQKALKTLARSCRSTAALIGWAAPRQGHGKGLFNCASLLYRGKILASHHKTLLPYYDVFDEGRYFEPGEQITICRFQGRRLALSVCEDIWNDKNYWEKRNYAEDPLVKLKSAKPDLLLNISASPYWIGKPKERLGMMAAISKRYRVPLAYANAVGGNDELIFDGSSMVLNAQGKLLVQGPPFKEGVIYADLSGDRRPGPDRPMPEDREAYEALVLGTRDYVLKCGFKQIVLGLSGGIDSSLVAAIAADAVGPKNVLGISLPSRYSSGHSKEDAESLARNFGIGFKTISIEPVFQAYLNIFGELFSGLAPNIAEENIQARIRGALLMAVSNKSGHLVLATGNKSELAMGYCTLYGDLMGGLAPISDLPKMMVYRLARYRNTLGAVIPERVFTKAPSAELKPDQTDQDTLPPYELLDAILEDYIVNETSFKRLKAKYPPATALKVLNTVDRNEFKRRQAPPGLKITQKAFGVGRRMPIACRIEHE